A stretch of Episyrphus balteatus chromosome 2, idEpiBalt1.1, whole genome shotgun sequence DNA encodes these proteins:
- the LOC129908422 gene encoding uncharacterized protein LOC129908422, with amino-acid sequence MLQHQSIVFIFLLILSSSSSQYFGLIELIKRANNHCDSSTISFVNFKGNFLSIFLQENPKIPVFILNNLEIEYEKFPNVILVIQVLENESIQNDKVLPKIIPKLRDRKCVIVFGSNFTNLEQSFSFLASNNFRLILGIADNIRFAYFPFADNKMQKFSRNGPFPQPLKDLYGFTIRTTCSLDLPRLSRLAGFSKDSKQEISGFLGKLFLSFIKKHNATFREILSPFTNRSMRGDEIVNAGRENRIDISMNAYVPQETGGWSYPIKVIACVLRVPVNGFVDPKEYFKRPFSPGVWLWIGIFVIYVTLMKVLVNKCLEKDPEYWYSFSTAFSAMLMLSPEKNVTNYFRLHLQIFIFTLLIATIYTIYFTSFMTVYIRIKQLDTLQDLVDNNLPVLVGSLDYEQFKKANPYPKQFFDLLVPVSSVEYTRELLPMSNNTIAFVIGEDRMDFFYQIERSLRDPWFRKAKERLNYFLFSYITAPHSIFEDILNDCILNVQQSGLMQKWDSDFTSTSFVQIKSALGLGNTFKAMHGPLNVEHFISVWIGWAFGLILGLVVIVKLRSMVE; translated from the exons ATGCTTCAACATCAAAGTATTGTATTTATATTTCTGCTCATTTTGAGTTCAAGTTCCTCACAATATTTCGGTCTAATAGAACTTATCAAACGAGCTAACAATCATTGTGATTCATCAACTATTTCTTTCGTCAACTTTAAGggaaattttctatcaattttctTGCAAGAAAATCCCAAAATACCAGTTTTCATATTAAACAACTTGGAAATTGAGTACGAAAAGTTCCCTAATGTCATCTTGGTAATTCAAGTGCTTGAGAATGAATCCATTCAGAATGATAAAGTTTTGCCAAAAATAATCCCTAAACTTCGAGATcgaaaatgtgttatagtatTTGGAAGtaattttacaaatttggaaCAAAGTTTTTCATTTCTTGCGAGCAATAATTTTCGACTAATCCTTGGAATTGCTGACAACATTCGATTTGCATATTTCCCATTTGCAGACAATAAAATGCAGAAATTTTCTCGAAATGGACCATTTCCTCAGCCCTTAAAGGATTTATATGGATTTACAATACGTACAACTTGTTCTTTGGACCTTCCACGACTTTCTCGATTGGCAGGCTTTAGTAAAGACTCTAAACAAGAAATATCAGGATTTTtgggaaaattatttcttagctttatTAAAAAACACAATGCAACTTTTAGAGAAATCCTGAGCCCATTCACAAACAGATCAATGAGAGGTGATGAAATAGTGAATGCAGGACGAGAAAACAGAATCGACATTAGTATGAATGCCTATGTTCCACAAGAAACAGGCGGCTGGAGTTATCCAATTAAAGTCATCGCTTGTGTTCTGAGGGTTCCAGTGAATGGTTTTGTCGATCCAAAGGAATATTTTAAAAGACCATTTAGTCCTGGAGTATGGCTATGGATTGGTATATTTGTGATTTATGTCACTTTGATGAAGGTCCTTGTCAACAAATGCCTGGAGAAGGATCCCGAATACTGGTATAGTTTCAGTACTGCATTTTCAGCGATGTTGATGTTATCACCGGAGAAAAATGTTACCAATTATTTTCGTTTGCATTTGCAGATTTTTATATTCACTCTCTTAATTGCAACCATCTATACTATATATTTTACCTCCTTTATGACAGTTTATATACGAATCAAACAATTGGATACCCTTCAAGATTTGGTTGATAACAATCTTCCAGTATTGGTAGGAAGTCTGGATTATGAGCAGTTTAAAAAGGCGAATCCTTATCCGAAGCAGTTTTTTGATCTACTGGTTCCAGTTAGCTCTGTTGAATACACTCGGGAACTCCTTCCAATGAGTAATAATACTATTGCCTTTGTGATAGGTGAAGATAGAATggattttttctatcaaatcGAACGTTCTCTAAGAGATCCTTGGTTTCGTAAGGCCAAAGAAAGATTGAATTACTTTTTGTTTAGTTATATAACTGCTCCGCATTCAATATTCGAAGATATTTTGAATGATTGTATTTTGAATGTACAACAATCTGGTTTAATGCAGAAATGGGATTCGGATTTTACGTCTACATCTTTTGTACAAATAAAATCTGCGCTCGGTTTGGGGAATACTTTTAAAGCAATGCATGGTCCATTGAATGTTGAGCATTTTATTAGTGTTTGGATTGGCTGGGCTTTCGGGTTGATTTTGGGATTGGTTGT AATAGTGAAACTTCGAAGCATGGTAGAGTAA
- the LOC129908426 gene encoding uncharacterized protein LOC129908426: MLQRQSITFIFFLILGSTSSQYFGLIKLIKRIQNQCDSSTISFVNFNGNFLSIFSQENPKIPVYILNNLEIEYDKFPNVILVIQVLENESIQNDKVLEKIIPKLRVRKCVIVFGSNSINLEQSFSFLASNNFRLILGIADNISYAYFPFADNKMQKFSRYGPFPQPLKDLNGFTIRTTCAQEAPRLARLTGKNSKTEILGFLGKLFLSFIKKHNATFREILSPLTNRSLSHREIMNAGQENRIDISMNGFFPQSIGICSYPIKIITSVLRVPWNGYLDTSEFFIRPFSPGVWLCIGIFVIYVTLMKILVNKCLEKDPEYWYSFSTAFSATLMLSPEKTVTNQYCLHIQIFIFTFLIATIYAIYFTSFLTVFIKIKQFDTLQDLVDRKLPVLIASLDYEGVKKTNPYPKQFMDLLVPIGYAEYVRDFLPMANISIAFVMGEDKVDFYSQIERSLREPWFRKAKERLNNFLFSYIITPHSVFEDILNDCILKIQESGLIHKWDSDFTYQFVVQIQSSFGLENTFKATHAPLSVGHFMAIWIGWAFGLILGLFVFVWECLGNIIYQKILKKE, translated from the coding sequence ATGCTGCAACGTCAAAGtattacttttatatttttcctcATTTTGGGTTCAACTTCCTCACAATATTTCGGTCTGATTAAACTCATCAAACGAATTCAAAATCAATGTGATTCATCAACTATTTCTTTCGTCAACTTTAATggaaattttctatcaattttctCGCAAGAAAATCCCAAAATACCAGTTTACATTTTAAACAACTTGGAAATTGAATACGATAAATTCCCTAACGTCATTTTGGTAATTCAAGTTCTTGAGAATGAATCCATCCAGAATGataaagttttagaaaaaattatcccTAAACTTCGAGTTCGTAAATGTGTAATAGTCTTTGGAAGTAATTCTATCAATTTGGAACAAAGTTTTTCATTTCTTGCGAGCAATAATTTTCGACTGATACTTGGAATTGCTGACAACATTTCATATGCATATTTTCCATTTGCTGACAATAAAATGCAGAAATTCTCTCGATATGGACCATTTCCTCAGCCCTTAAAGGATTTAAATGGATTTACTATTCGTACAACTTGTGCTCAGGAAGCTCCACGACTTGCTCGATTGACAGGCAAGAactctaaaacagaaatattaggatttttgggaaaattatttcttagctttatCAAAAAACACAATGCAACTTTTAGAGAAATCCTGAGCCCACTCACAAACAGATCACTATCACATCGCGAGATAATGAATGCAGGACAAGAAAACAGAATCGACATTAGTATGAATGGTTTTTTTCCACAATCAATAGGAATCTGTAGTTATCCAATTAAAATCATCACTTCTGTGCTAAGGGTTCCATGGAATGGCTATCTCGATACCAGTGAATTTTTTATAAGACCATTTAGTCCTGGAGTATGGCTATGTATTGGAATATTTGTGATCTATGTCACTTTGATGAAGATCCTTGTCAACAAATGCCTGGAAAAGGATCCTGAATACTGGTATAGTTTCAGTACTGCATTTTCAGCGACATTGATGTTATCTCCCGAGAAAACTGTTACTAATCAATATTGTTTACATAttcagattttcatttttactttctTAATTGCAACCATTTATGCGATTTATTTTACCtcttttttgaccgtttttataaaaatcaaacaatttgATACCCTTCAAGATCTGGTTGATCGCAAACTTCCAGTATTGATAGCAAGTCTGGATTATGAGGGTGTTAAAAAAACGAATCCTTATCCGAAGCAGTTTATGGATCTACTTGTACCAATTGGCTATGCCGAATACGTGCGGGATTTCCTTCCAATGGCGAATATATCTATTGCCTTTGTGATGGGTGAGGATAAAGTggatttttattctcaaatcGAACGTTCTTTAAGGGAACCTTGGTTTCGCAAAGCCAAAGAAagattgaataattttttgtttagttatatAATAACTCCACATTCAGTATTCGAAGATATTTTGAATGATTGTATTTTGAAAATACAAGAATCTGGTTTAATACATAAATGGGATTCGGATTTTACTTATCAATTTGTTGTTCAAATACAATCTTCATTTGGTTTGGAGAATACTTTTAAAGCAACGCATGCACCTTTGAGTGTTGGACATTTTATGGCTATTTGGATTGGCTGGGCTTTTGGATTGATTTTGGGattgtttgtatttgtttggGAATGTTTGGGAaatataatttatcaaaaaattttgaaaaaagaataa